In Haladaptatus paucihalophilus DX253, the following proteins share a genomic window:
- a CDS encoding universal stress protein: protein MYDAILVPTDGSGGEQQFVEEAISLAELTDATVHVLHVVDSGLADSLSESTQSMVHDDLKTTGETAVSSIEGTAERAGLETRTAIVNGDPAEEIVNYAEENDIDAIVMGTHANTGVSHLLLGSVTERVIRLTTVPVLAVNLTEHHG from the coding sequence ATGTACGACGCGATTCTCGTGCCGACGGATGGTAGCGGCGGTGAACAGCAGTTCGTCGAGGAAGCGATTTCGCTCGCCGAACTCACGGACGCAACGGTTCACGTCCTTCACGTCGTGGATTCCGGACTTGCCGATTCGCTCTCCGAATCGACACAATCCATGGTTCACGACGACCTCAAAACGACGGGCGAAACGGCCGTGTCCTCTATCGAAGGCACGGCGGAGCGCGCCGGTCTCGAAACGCGGACCGCCATCGTGAACGGCGACCCGGCAGAGGAAATCGTGAACTACGCCGAGGAGAACGACATCGACGCCATCGTGATGGGCACCCACGCCAATACGGGCGTCAGCCACCTCCTGCTCGGGAGCGTCACCGAGCGAGTCATTCGCTTGACGACGGTTCCGGTGCTGGCGGTTAATCTGACGGAACACCACGGATAG